One segment of Panicum virgatum strain AP13 chromosome 3K, P.virgatum_v5, whole genome shotgun sequence DNA contains the following:
- the LOC120700840 gene encoding uncharacterized protein LOC120700840, whose amino-acid sequence MMDGGDRLSKLEDSVLGHVLSFLPAREAARAALLSSRWRGLFAAVHTVALEEPEAPLEECDDRYDVDSWNRGPPPDPNAPPPFHFAVSNALLARGGAAPLRALRVGMEDALETASEPGVHPSTVDQWVAYAVRQAAPEGLRLDLRLRRDPLCHRPYSLRGQNPDADQEESPPPDTISRRRKASSDTGMGEEPHARQRRRSISSNEGRSSDFDDRRSPSTSSDVPRTRRRRRSISSNEGRSLPSPPSSSSSDKPHTISRNQGRSFDSDCRRSPNPPSSSSSDDTLLRRSPPRRQHDEKDAYPNRRHRLRTVPTALFSCASLRSLSLGHFLLAPPAEVSLPSLETLLLSHVSDPGGRVERVIAGSPRLADLTLEACRGAAGLRVPRSARLRRLALRCCHGLATVALDASELVAFEYRGAVPTSAFLTIDGGGGVPNLAYCKVDICGAEVSSEEEVARLRELLLLFESAKRLHLESARLGSGMGKDVPPVPFPTLPDLRHLELRGRLPDGDDDDTAAVAGAVSRILRHTPNLQALSLVFHPEEHARWAADSWYTCTQEELLDAHRLKYNGQSVLAPASAMITCLSSSVREINLVHYQGGRAQRALAKFLLCNAPAIDRVWCEFAEGPLWTQTQLMREIKGWVMNKSASTQFL is encoded by the coding sequence ATGATGGATGGCGGCGACCGCCTGAGCAAGCTGGAGGACAGCGTGCTCGGGCACGTCCTCTCCTTCCTGCCGGCCAgggaggcggcgcgcgcggcgcttcTCTCGTCGCGGTGGCGCGGACTCTTCGCCGCCGTCCACACCGTGGCCCTGGAAGAGCCGGAGGCCCCCTTGGAGGAGTGCGACGACAGGTACGACGTCGACAGCTGGAACCGCGGCCCGCCGCCCGATCccaacgcgccgccgcccttccacTTCGCCGTCAGCAACGCCCtcctcgcccgcggcggcgccgcccctctgCGCGCCCTCCGCGTCGGCATGGAGGACGCGCTCGAGACGGCGTCCGAACCGGGCGTCCATCCCTCCACGGTGGACCAGTGGGTCGCGTACGCCGTGCGGCAGGCCGCGCCCGAGGGCCtccgcctcgacctccgcctccgccgcgaccCGCTCTGCCACCGCCCCTACTCCCTCCGCGGCCAAAACCCAGATGCCGACCAAGAGGAGAGCCCTCCACCAGACACGATTAGTCGACGTCGGAAGGCATCCTCCGACACGGGCATGGGCGAAGAGCCTCATGCCCGACAGCGGCGGAGATCGATCTCAAGCAACGAAGGACGATCTTCCGATTTCGACGACAGGCGCTCGCCGTCTACTTCCTCGGACGTGCCTCGTacccgacggcggcggagatCGATCTCGAGCAACGAAGGACGATCTTTGCCGagccctccttcttcttcttcctccgacaAGCCTCATACGATCTCGAGAAACCAAGGACGATCTTTCGATTCCGACTGCAGGCGCTCGCCGAACCcgccgtcttcttcttcctccgacgACACCCTCCTCCGTCGGAGCCCACCACGCAGGCAGCATGACGAGAAGGACGCCTACCCTAATCGTCGTCACAGGCTGCGCACCGTGCCGACGGCGCTCTTCTCCTGCGCCTCGCTGCGATCGCTCTCGCTCGGCCACTTCCTCCTCGCCCCGCCGGCGGAGGTCAGCCTGCCGTCCCTCGAGACCCTGCTCCTCTCCCACGTCTCCGACCCCGGGGGACGCGTGGAGCGGGTCATCGCCGGCAGCCCGCGGCTGGCGGACCTGACGCTGGAGGCCTGCagaggggcggccggcctccGCGTGCCCCGCAGCGCGCGCCTCCGCAGGCTGGCCCTCCGGTGCTGCCACGGCCTGGCCACCGTCGCCCTCGACGCGTCGGAGCTTGTGGCCTTCGAGTACAGGGGCGCCGTGCCCACCAGCGCGTTCCTGaccatcgacggcggcggcggcgttcccaaCCTCGCGTACTGCAAGGTCGACATCTGCGGCGCGGAGGTCTCgtcggaggaggaggtcgcCAGGCTAAGAGAGCTCCTGCTCCTGTTCGAGAGCGCCAAGCGCCTGCACCTGGAATCAGCTCGCCTCGGTTCAGGCATGGGCAAGGACGTGCCGCCCGTGCCGTTCCCGACCCTGCCGGACCTCCGCCACCTCGAGCTGAGGGGACGCCTCCcagacggcgacgacgacgacaccgcggccgtcgccggcgcggtgAGCCGGATCCTCCGGCACACCCCAAACCTGCAGGCGCTGTCGCTCGTCTTCCATCCTGAAGAACATGCTCGGTGGGCGGCAGACAGCTGGTACACTTGCACCCAAGAGGAGCTCCTCGACGCGCACCGGCTCAAGTACAACGGGCAGTCTGTCCTTGCCCCGGCGAGCGCCATGATCACTTGCCTGAGCAGCAGCGTGAGGGAGATCAACCTGGTGCACTACCAGGGGGGCAGGGCGCAGAGGGCGCTGGCCAAGTTCCTGCTCTGCAACGCGCCGGCGATCGACAGGGTGTGGTGCGAGTTCGCCGAGGGGCCCTTGTGGACGCAGACACAGTTGATGCGCGAGATCAAAGGCTGGGTGATGAACAAGTCGGCAAGCACCCAATTCCTTTAA